The following DNA comes from Tissierellales bacterium.
CTCTCATACATAAGCGTAAGCGGAAATCTACCTATGTAGCTTCTCTTACTCCATACATATGCTATAGGGTCTATAGTGTAGTACTGTTCTGATGTAAACGTTCTCCAAACCTCGTGCTCTGCGTGTCTTACCTTGCCTTTCATCTTGAGCTTAACTCTAGAAATTTTCTTTTTACCAAAAACACCTGCAAAATTGTAATATTTCCAAACTATTTCCGGTACATCTTCTATATCCGATTCTTTTATCGTCTCTTCTAAATTAATACTATCCTTCATCATATTCTCAACTGAAGTCTCAACCTTTTCATTGAGCATAATCGTCGATATAATAATCCATAAAATGACCATTACCATAAAGATTCCGAATATTGTTCCCATCCGAGCTCCCCCTCTTTATATCATCGATACAAATTATATCTATTCTCTTATCTCATAAGTCCATGTATCTAATATAATACATTCAAAGGGTAAAATCAATGCTTATTCCTACTTCTATAGCTTGAAATGACTTACCTCATTTGACAAATTTTTAGCTAAGTTTTCAAGAGCCTCTCCTGCACTCTGCGTCTCCTCCATAGATGCAAGCTGTTCTTCTGCTGCTGCCGACACATTTTGTGACTCTGCCGCCGTCTCTTTTGCATAATTTGAAAGCTCAGAAGATTTTTCCACTACGCTCTGCATTATAGCCCTTATATCAAGTATTTTTCTTTCAACTGAATTTATTCCTGAATTTACATTTGCTACTTGACTCTCTATATCTCCAAAATATTTTCCCGAAGTTTTTATAGCTAAAACACTCTCTTCCATGACTTCTGTAACTGCTTCAATCGATTTTATTATCCTCTCAGTATTAGAAGTATTCTTTGATACGATATCATTTATCTGTTCAGTAGAGCTCTTCGAATTCATGGCTAGTTTTCTAATCTCCTCTGCTACTACAGCAAATCCTCTTCCGTGTTCACCAGCTCTCGATGCTTCTATAGCAGCATTTAATGCCAACAAATTAGTTTGTTCAGTAATCCCCTGAATGACAGAAAGTATATCCCCTATTTCTTTAGAGCTTTTATCTAGCTCCTCTACAAAATTTGAAAGCTCGGCGATATTTTCACCAGTCTTTCCAAGTTTTTCTTCAGTAATTTCCAATGCATCTCTGCCCTTTATCGTTACTTCTTTCGTCTTTTTCGCTTCATTTTGCATATCTTTCGACGCATCCAATGTCAAATCCACATGACTATCTGCATCTACAAGCTTATCAGAAGCTGATTGCACCACTTCCATTTGTTCTCTAGAATTTTCCGCTACTAATCCTATAGATTCTGCTATCTGAGTAGATGCTTGACTATTTTGTTCTATAATCTCTCCTAATTGACTAGCTGAAGAATCAACATCCTCTGCATGCGATTTAAGATGTCCTATAAGTTCTCTCAATTGCCTCTTCATAGAATTGAAATCTCTAGACAATTCTCCAAATTCGTCATTTGTGCTTATTTGAAAATTTTCTCCATCTAATATTCCTTCTGAAATCTCATTTACCTCTCGTGTCAAATGCTTTAATGGTCTAAGGTAAAAACCAACAATTATTATAGATGTTACAAGTATAATTACTGCAAATATTATTATCATTGAAATTGATTTTAAGCTTTCCCTCTCTTGTATACCCTG
Coding sequences within:
- a CDS encoding methyl-accepting chemotaxis protein; the encoded protein is MKIKGKMTMYLAVILILITGISAFFARSIQKKTSTAVEESKWELNRSSEKDVENTLMELSKQIGEYVLILENDLEHMLKIAGESMIVIDRERTNGGKDFALKNLVELKERFDVDDLYVTNAAGVFTYSTSNQAVGNNLFDIWEGYRGLITGETDEIITPLTIQAETGDIFKFIALPRADGRGIVEAAIDANTIGESLKELIDGKSGIELFNLVNSDGVVLIESSAEGIDNSIKIGEKSSDQFINEVFSSKESKIEGLGRNVTIYAPIEKQGKVIYALKLQLDTVEYYRNLDIATKHMESIQGIQERESLKSISMIIIFAVIILVTSIIIVGFYLRPLKHLTREVNEISEGILDGENFQISTNDEFGELSRDFNSMKRQLRELIGHLKSHAEDVDSSASQLGEIIEQNSQASTQIAESIGLVAENSREQMEVVQSASDKLVDADSHVDLTLDASKDMQNEAKKTKEVTIKGRDALEITEEKLGKTGENIAELSNFVEELDKSSKEIGDILSVIQGITEQTNLLALNAAIEASRAGEHGRGFAVVAEEIRKLAMNSKSSTEQINDIVSKNTSNTERIIKSIEAVTEVMEESVLAIKTSGKYFGDIESQVANVNSGINSVERKILDIRAIMQSVVEKSSELSNYAKETAAESQNVSAAAEEQLASMEETQSAGEALENLAKNLSNEVSHFKL